A portion of the Streptomyces erythrochromogenes genome contains these proteins:
- a CDS encoding globin — MNEIPRGGLQEQTFYEQVGGEDTFRRLVRRFYQGVAEDPLLRPMYPEEDLGPAEERFALFLMQYWGGPTTYSQHRGHPRLRMRHAPFQVDSAAHDAWLKHMRVALDELGLAPEHEAQLWKYLTYAAASMINTAG, encoded by the coding sequence GTGAATGAGATTCCGCGGGGCGGCCTTCAGGAGCAGACCTTCTACGAGCAGGTGGGCGGCGAGGACACCTTCCGTCGCCTGGTGCGGCGCTTCTACCAAGGGGTCGCGGAGGACCCGCTGCTGCGCCCGATGTACCCGGAGGAGGATCTCGGTCCGGCCGAGGAGCGGTTCGCCCTGTTCCTGATGCAGTACTGGGGCGGTCCGACCACGTACAGCCAGCACCGCGGCCACCCGCGCCTGCGAATGCGGCACGCGCCGTTCCAGGTGGACTCGGCGGCCCACGACGCCTGGCTGAAGCACATGCGGGTGGCGCTGGACGAGCTGGGCCTGGCGCCGGAGCACGAGGCGCAGCTGTGGAAGTACCTCACGTACGCCGCGGCGTCGATGATCAACACGGCGGGCTAG
- a CDS encoding acyl-CoA thioesterase — MARHQYRCPLRWADMDAFGHVNNVVFLRYLEEARIDFMFRLAPGEGSESFTGGSVVARHEIDYKLPLVHRHEPVLIESWVTRIGAASLTIRYEVKDEATEDRPETVYVRAETVVVPYNLAAGRPRRITAEERHFLEEYLDEPRSEAIAA; from the coding sequence ATGGCCAGACACCAATACCGTTGCCCCCTGCGCTGGGCGGACATGGATGCCTTCGGGCACGTCAACAACGTCGTCTTCCTCCGCTATCTGGAGGAGGCGCGGATCGACTTCATGTTCCGCCTCGCGCCGGGGGAGGGCAGCGAGTCCTTCACGGGCGGATCCGTCGTGGCCCGCCACGAGATCGACTACAAGCTGCCCCTCGTGCACCGTCACGAGCCGGTCCTCATCGAGTCCTGGGTGACCCGGATCGGCGCCGCTTCCCTGACCATCCGCTACGAGGTCAAGGACGAGGCGACCGAGGACCGGCCGGAGACCGTCTACGTGCGCGCGGAGACCGTGGTCGTGCCCTACAACCTCGCCGCGGGACGGCCCCGCCGCATCACGGCCGAGGAGAGGCACTTCCTGGAGGAGTACCTCGACGAGCCGCGTTCTGAGGCCATCGCGGCATGA
- a CDS encoding methyltransferase domain-containing protein has product MGAHTARTETRDLRETAHAAQVRELTAAGVLDDPRWRAAFAAVPRHVFVPYFWTERGAGQERLWAEDPDPQVRARWLRGVYVDAPLATRLRDGRLVSSSSQPSLMAKMLAALDVRDGDDVLEIGAGTGYNAALLCHRLGDEHVTTVDLDEEITESARAHLAHLGLHPTVVTGDGARGCPARAPFDRILVTCTLPLVPHAWLGQCRPGARILAPLSTGLIALTVRDADFAEGRFLHTAAYFVPLRGATAVPPPDRMAMVRGLPYELVENERFQFMLVLTAGVLTPREALDLWRSEGRPARERFGVSVGPEGQWSWLDDPQGPYVWPLGEA; this is encoded by the coding sequence ATGGGCGCACACACCGCACGGACCGAGACGCGGGATCTGCGGGAGACCGCGCACGCCGCCCAGGTGCGGGAGCTGACAGCGGCCGGCGTACTGGACGACCCGCGCTGGCGGGCGGCGTTCGCGGCCGTCCCCCGGCACGTCTTCGTCCCCTACTTCTGGACCGAGCGCGGCGCCGGCCAGGAACGGCTCTGGGCCGAGGACCCCGACCCGCAGGTACGGGCCCGCTGGCTGCGCGGCGTGTACGTCGACGCCCCGCTGGCGACCCGGCTGCGCGACGGCCGGCTGGTCTCCTCCAGCAGCCAGCCGTCCCTGATGGCGAAGATGCTGGCCGCCCTCGACGTGCGCGACGGCGACGACGTCCTGGAGATCGGCGCGGGCACCGGCTACAACGCGGCCCTGCTCTGCCACCGCCTCGGCGACGAGCACGTCACCACCGTGGACCTGGACGAGGAGATCACCGAGTCCGCGCGGGCCCACCTGGCCCACCTCGGCCTCCACCCGACCGTGGTCACCGGCGACGGCGCCCGCGGCTGCCCCGCCCGGGCCCCCTTCGACCGGATCCTGGTGACCTGCACGCTCCCGCTGGTCCCGCACGCTTGGCTCGGCCAGTGCCGGCCGGGGGCGCGCATCCTGGCCCCGCTGTCGACCGGGCTGATCGCGCTCACGGTCCGGGACGCCGATTTCGCGGAGGGCCGCTTCCTGCACACCGCGGCCTACTTCGTCCCGCTGCGCGGGGCCACCGCCGTACCGCCGCCCGACCGGATGGCGATGGTGCGCGGGCTCCCGTACGAGCTGGTGGAGAACGAGCGCTTCCAGTTCATGCTGGTGCTGACCGCCGGGGTGCTGACCCCCCGCGAGGCCCTGGACCTGTGGCGCAGCGAGGGCCGCCCGGCCCGCGAACGCTTCGGGGTCTCGGTCGGCCCCGAGGGCCAGTGGTCGTGGCTGGACGATCCCCAGGGGCCCTACGTATGGCCCCTGGGGGAGGCGTGA
- a CDS encoding protein phosphatase 2C domain-containing protein codes for MSMHRLSGCPSCAEPLEEGDRFCGLCGYALTPSPAASSTDHPTVPIPPAPPAPAAPAPPAAVAAPAQAAPAGGYGIPAPAGSHGSPGAGEPAPGWGSVAAAAPTLVGDPADWAAPAQQQPEPEPEPRPDPAGASYPGQGHENPYSTGTPPEGTSWGAAGPARQGRPDPADGPETRHDRPGGDPGPPPEEAPWGAENPYGDTYDSAPPSGAAPGGKTCVACRAGHVDTDGYCEHCGHAQPRERDHVEEELGSVAAVSDRGLRHHRNEDSFAVSATALPDGSAATVAIVCDGVSSASRPDEASAAAAGAANEALLEALPRGAHPQEAMHEAILAAAAAVNALAPEVPGAQNAPACTLVGAVVSGGLLTIGWVGDSRAYWVPDDRAALPRRLTEDDSWAAQMVAAGLMGEAEAYADVRAHAITGWLGADAYELEPHTAIFKPDHPGVVVVCTDGLWNYAESAREMAQVLPVDAAVRPLHSAQVLVGHALDGGGHDNITVAVVPFATQPEGEPGAAAGPGPAAAPKPEVEARPQV; via the coding sequence ATGTCGATGCATCGGCTGTCGGGCTGCCCCAGCTGCGCGGAACCCCTCGAAGAGGGTGACCGTTTCTGCGGTCTCTGCGGCTATGCCCTGACCCCTTCTCCCGCGGCCTCGTCCACGGACCACCCGACCGTCCCCATCCCACCGGCGCCACCCGCGCCGGCCGCCCCCGCGCCCCCGGCCGCCGTCGCCGCGCCGGCCCAGGCCGCCCCCGCGGGCGGCTACGGGATCCCGGCCCCGGCCGGCTCGCACGGCTCCCCCGGCGCCGGCGAACCCGCCCCCGGCTGGGGCAGCGTGGCCGCGGCCGCGCCGACCCTGGTGGGGGACCCGGCCGACTGGGCCGCCCCGGCGCAGCAACAGCCGGAGCCGGAACCGGAGCCTCGGCCGGACCCGGCCGGAGCCTCGTACCCGGGCCAGGGCCACGAGAACCCGTACAGCACCGGCACGCCCCCGGAGGGGACCTCCTGGGGCGCGGCCGGCCCCGCCCGCCAGGGCCGGCCGGATCCGGCCGACGGCCCCGAGACCCGCCACGACCGCCCCGGCGGCGACCCCGGCCCGCCCCCCGAGGAAGCACCCTGGGGCGCGGAGAACCCGTACGGGGACACCTACGACAGCGCGCCCCCGTCCGGCGCCGCGCCAGGCGGGAAGACCTGCGTGGCCTGCCGGGCCGGGCACGTCGACACCGACGGGTACTGCGAGCACTGCGGGCACGCCCAGCCCCGGGAGCGCGACCACGTCGAGGAGGAGCTGGGCAGCGTCGCGGCCGTCAGCGACCGGGGGCTGCGCCACCACCGCAACGAGGACTCGTTCGCCGTGTCGGCCACCGCCCTGCCCGACGGTTCGGCCGCGACCGTGGCCATCGTGTGCGACGGGGTCTCCTCCGCGAGCCGCCCCGACGAGGCGTCCGCAGCCGCGGCCGGCGCCGCGAACGAGGCCCTGCTGGAGGCCCTCCCCCGCGGCGCGCACCCCCAGGAGGCCATGCACGAGGCGATCCTGGCCGCCGCCGCGGCGGTCAACGCCCTGGCCCCGGAGGTCCCCGGCGCGCAGAACGCGCCCGCCTGCACCCTGGTCGGCGCCGTCGTCAGCGGCGGCCTGCTGACCATCGGCTGGGTGGGCGACAGCCGCGCCTACTGGGTGCCCGACGACCGCGCCGCACTGCCCCGCCGCCTCACCGAGGACGACTCGTGGGCCGCCCAGATGGTCGCCGCAGGCCTGATGGGCGAGGCCGAGGCCTACGCGGACGTCCGCGCGCACGCCATCACCGGCTGGCTGGGCGCCGACGCCTACGAACTCGAACCGCACACCGCGATCTTCAAGCCGGACCACCCCGGCGTGGTGGTGGTCTGCACCGACGGACTGTGGAACTACGCGGAGTCCGCGCGGGAGATGGCCCAGGTGCTGCCCGTCGACGCGGCGGTCCGCCCGCTGCACAGCGCGCAGGTGCTCGTGGGGCACGCCCTCGACGGCGGCGGCCACGACAACATCACCGTGGCCGTCGTGCCGTTCGCCACGCAGCCCGAAGGGGAACCGGGAGCGGCCGCGGGGCCCGGCCCGGCAGCAGCACCGAAACCGGAAGTGGAAGCGCGCCCGCAGGTCTGA
- the ettA gene encoding energy-dependent translational throttle protein EttA produces MAEFIYTMRKTRKAHGDKVILDDVFLNFLPGAKIGVVGPNGAGKSTVLKIMAGIEQPSNGDAFLSPGYSVGILMQEPKLDESKTVLENVEDGVGPIKQKLNRFNAIAEEMATNYTDELMEEMGKLQDDLDHANAWDLDAQLEQAMDALGCPPGDWPVTNLSGGEKRRVALCKLLLEAPDLLLLDEPTNHLDAESVNWLEQHLAQYKGAVVAVTHDRYFLDNVAEWILELDRGRAHPYEGNYSTYLEKKAERLKVEGKKDEKRAKRLKEELEWVRSNAKGRQAKSKARLARYEEMAAEADKMRKLDFEEIQIPPGPRLGSIVVEVNNLSKAFGDKVLIDDLSFTLPRNGIVGIIGPNGAGKTTLFKMIQGLEKPDSGEIKVGETVKISYVDQGRANIDPKKTLWAVVSDELDYINVGNVEMPSRAYVSAFGFKGPDQQKPAGVLSGGERNRLNLALTLKQGGNLLLLDEPTNDLDVETLGSLENALLEFPGAAVVVSHDRWFLDRVATHILAYEGESKWFWFEGNFESYEKNKVERLGPDATRPHRATYKKLTRG; encoded by the coding sequence TTGGCTGAGTTCATCTACACCATGCGCAAGACGCGCAAGGCACACGGCGACAAGGTGATCCTTGACGACGTCTTCCTGAACTTCCTGCCCGGCGCGAAGATCGGTGTGGTGGGTCCGAACGGTGCCGGTAAGTCCACCGTTCTGAAGATCATGGCTGGCATCGAGCAGCCGTCCAACGGCGACGCCTTCCTCTCGCCCGGCTACTCCGTCGGCATCCTCATGCAGGAGCCGAAGCTCGACGAGTCCAAGACGGTCCTGGAGAACGTCGAGGACGGCGTCGGCCCGATCAAGCAGAAGCTCAACCGGTTCAACGCGATCGCCGAGGAAATGGCGACGAACTACACCGACGAGCTCATGGAAGAGATGGGCAAGCTCCAGGACGACCTGGACCACGCCAACGCGTGGGACCTCGACGCCCAGCTGGAGCAGGCCATGGACGCCCTGGGCTGCCCGCCCGGCGACTGGCCCGTCACCAACCTCTCCGGTGGTGAGAAGCGCCGCGTGGCCCTCTGCAAGCTGCTGCTGGAGGCCCCCGACCTGCTGCTCCTCGACGAGCCCACCAACCACCTCGACGCCGAGTCCGTGAACTGGCTGGAGCAGCACCTGGCCCAGTACAAGGGCGCCGTCGTGGCCGTCACCCACGACCGCTACTTCCTCGACAACGTCGCCGAGTGGATCCTCGAGCTCGACCGCGGCCGCGCGCACCCCTACGAGGGCAACTACTCCACCTACCTGGAGAAGAAGGCCGAGCGCCTCAAGGTCGAGGGCAAGAAGGACGAGAAGCGCGCCAAGCGCCTCAAGGAAGAGCTGGAGTGGGTCCGCTCCAACGCCAAGGGCCGCCAGGCCAAGTCCAAGGCCCGCCTCGCCCGCTACGAGGAGATGGCGGCCGAGGCCGACAAGATGCGCAAGCTGGACTTCGAGGAGATCCAGATCCCGCCGGGCCCGCGTCTGGGCTCGATCGTGGTCGAGGTCAACAACCTCTCCAAGGCGTTCGGTGACAAGGTCCTCATCGACGACCTGTCCTTCACGCTGCCGCGCAACGGCATCGTCGGCATCATCGGCCCGAACGGCGCCGGCAAGACCACGCTCTTCAAGATGATCCAGGGCCTGGAGAAGCCGGACTCCGGCGAGATCAAGGTCGGCGAGACCGTCAAGATCTCGTACGTCGACCAGGGCCGCGCCAACATCGACCCCAAGAAGACCCTCTGGGCGGTCGTGTCGGACGAGCTGGACTACATCAACGTCGGCAACGTCGAGATGCCGTCCCGCGCGTACGTCAGCGCCTTCGGCTTCAAGGGTCCGGACCAGCAGAAGCCGGCCGGTGTGCTCTCCGGTGGTGAGCGCAACCGCCTGAACCTGGCGCTGACCCTCAAGCAGGGCGGCAACCTGCTGCTCCTCGACGAGCCCACCAACGACCTCGACGTCGAGACCCTCGGCTCGCTCGAGAACGCGCTGCTGGAGTTCCCCGGTGCGGCCGTGGTCGTCTCCCACGACCGCTGGTTCCTGGACCGGGTGGCCACGCACATCCTCGCCTACGAGGGTGAATCGAAGTGGTTCTGGTTCGAGGGCAACTTCGAGTCCTACGAGAAGAACAAGGTCGAGCGGCTCGGCCCGGACGCCACCCGTCCGCACCGCGCCACCTACAAGAAGCTCACCCGAGGCTGA
- a CDS encoding tetratricopeptide repeat protein has product MSLSGAACVRPGCPGTYEDMGGGELYCDTCGLAPVGSVAAGAEELVSPPTGMTSAARGSLGSGGSRGSHGSQGSHGSARSSASARSSRSSSSRRSVSGRLSRSLTGQASTRSVSVRSSGSPASSSGRSRLGAGLVSVPEVPRPDPSTAVLENPEVPERKRFCSRSDCGAPVGRARGDRPGRTEGFCTKCGHPYSFVPKLRAGEVVRGQYEVAGCLAHGGLGWVYLAVDRAVADRWVVLKGLLDTGDQDAMEAAISERRFLAEIEHSNIVRIYNFVEHLDQRTGSLDGYIVMEYVGGKSLKEIANERRRPDGRRDPLPVEQACAYGIEALEALGHLHSRNLLYCDFKVDNAIQQQDQLKLIDMGAVRRMDDEESAIYGTVGYQAPEVAELGPSVASDLYTVARTLAVLTFDFQGYTNVFADSLPDPEHIEVFRRYESFYRLLVRATDPDPGRRFASAQEMADQLTGVLREVVALQTGMPRPQLSTLFGPELRVPDTRLFTGTDTADTVVSRLGDRPVAPRRGGGLRSRLGRGPALPTASATGRPGISAAATAAGTSAPQGFAQSHASTPPGGTPVPAGAGLPGSAPAATPGTRHPAPSGAGTAPGTANPASFGPGTPPGGAAAPAHPTRLGAGTPPGGVGLPAAAPGAPGTWQAAPSGAAASAGTAAPGAGNPPAFGGGSLPGSDPGGAALGTTATHVAAAAVPRARQAPATAGGPAPLTAPPAGGSRPATTLDARDSALALPVPLVDAADPNAGFLTGLLASAPGDLLGALASAPADSAELRLRELRARLELGELSAAGDALAELEGRHPDDWRVVWARGIASLATGDDEIAALSFDAIYDAFPGEPAPKLALGLCAEVLGQLDNAAEYYRLVWITDPGFVSAAFGLARVQLAAGDRDGAVRTLESVPEASIHYTAARVAAVRARLRDRSPDEPLLADLSAAADQVEALRRFGLDPERQELLATEVLGSALDWVLSGSRGADPGRTSLLGSQLDERGLRFGLERSYRVLARLARRGEERIELVERANRFRPRTWV; this is encoded by the coding sequence ATGAGCCTGAGCGGAGCAGCGTGCGTTCGCCCCGGCTGCCCGGGGACGTACGAGGACATGGGCGGCGGCGAGCTGTACTGCGACACCTGCGGCCTGGCGCCGGTCGGCTCGGTCGCGGCGGGCGCGGAGGAGCTGGTGTCCCCGCCGACGGGGATGACGAGCGCGGCCCGCGGCTCCCTGGGCTCCGGCGGGTCCCGGGGATCGCACGGGTCACAGGGGTCCCACGGTTCGGCGCGCTCCTCGGCCTCGGCCCGGTCCTCCCGGTCCTCCTCCTCCCGCCGCTCGGTGTCCGGGCGGCTGTCGCGGTCCCTGACGGGGCAGGCGTCCACCCGCTCGGTCTCGGTGCGCAGCTCGGGCTCGCCCGCCTCCTCCTCGGGGCGCAGCCGGCTGGGTGCCGGCCTGGTCAGCGTTCCGGAGGTACCGCGCCCCGACCCCTCGACTGCGGTCCTGGAGAACCCGGAGGTGCCCGAGCGCAAGCGGTTCTGCTCGCGTTCGGACTGCGGCGCCCCGGTGGGCCGGGCCCGCGGGGACCGGCCGGGCCGGACGGAGGGCTTCTGCACCAAGTGCGGGCACCCGTACTCCTTCGTGCCCAAGCTGCGCGCCGGTGAAGTGGTGCGCGGCCAGTACGAGGTGGCGGGCTGCCTCGCGCACGGCGGCCTCGGCTGGGTGTACCTGGCGGTGGACCGGGCGGTCGCGGACCGGTGGGTGGTCCTCAAGGGCCTCCTCGACACCGGCGACCAGGACGCGATGGAGGCCGCGATCTCGGAGCGGCGCTTCCTCGCGGAGATCGAGCACTCCAACATCGTGCGGATCTACAACTTCGTGGAGCACCTGGACCAGCGGACCGGTTCGCTGGACGGGTACATCGTCATGGAGTACGTCGGCGGCAAGTCGTTGAAGGAGATCGCGAACGAGCGGCGCCGACCCGACGGGCGGCGCGACCCGCTGCCGGTGGAACAGGCGTGCGCGTACGGCATCGAAGCGCTGGAGGCGCTCGGCCACCTGCACAGCAGAAACCTTCTGTACTGCGACTTCAAGGTCGACAACGCGATCCAGCAGCAGGACCAGCTGAAGCTGATCGACATGGGCGCGGTGCGGCGGATGGACGACGAGGAGTCGGCCATCTACGGCACGGTGGGCTACCAGGCCCCGGAGGTCGCGGAGCTGGGGCCGTCGGTCGCCTCCGACCTGTACACGGTGGCGCGCACGCTGGCCGTCCTGACCTTCGACTTCCAGGGCTACACCAATGTGTTCGCGGATTCGCTGCCGGACCCGGAGCACATCGAGGTGTTCCGGCGGTACGAGTCCTTCTACCGGCTGCTCGTTCGGGCGACCGACCCGGACCCGGGGCGGCGGTTCGCCTCCGCGCAGGAGATGGCCGACCAGCTGACCGGTGTGCTGCGGGAGGTGGTCGCGCTGCAGACGGGCATGCCGCGGCCGCAGCTGTCCACCCTCTTCGGCCCGGAGCTGCGGGTGCCGGACACCCGGCTGTTCACCGGCACGGACACGGCGGACACGGTCGTCTCCCGCCTGGGCGACCGCCCGGTCGCGCCCCGCCGGGGCGGCGGCCTGCGGAGCCGCCTGGGCCGCGGCCCGGCCCTGCCGACGGCTTCGGCGACGGGCAGACCCGGGATTTCGGCCGCGGCCACGGCCGCCGGCACATCGGCCCCGCAGGGCTTCGCCCAGTCCCACGCCAGCACCCCGCCGGGCGGCACGCCCGTGCCCGCGGGCGCCGGCCTTCCCGGGTCCGCCCCCGCCGCCACGCCGGGTACCCGGCACCCCGCGCCCAGCGGCGCAGGCACCGCGCCGGGCACGGCGAACCCGGCCTCATTCGGCCCGGGCACCCCGCCCGGCGGCGCAGCCGCACCGGCACATCCGACCCGGCTCGGCGCCGGCACCCCGCCCGGCGGCGTGGGCCTGCCCGCAGCGGCCCCCGGCGCGCCGGGTACCTGGCAGGCCGCGCCCAGCGGCGCAGCCGCTTCGGCGGGAACCGCCGCGCCCGGCGCGGGGAACCCGCCCGCCTTCGGCGGAGGCAGCCTGCCCGGCTCAGACCCGGGCGGGGCCGCGCTCGGGACCACCGCCACGCATGTGGCCGCGGCGGCCGTGCCCCGGGCACGGCAGGCTCCCGCGACCGCTGGGGGCCCCGCGCCCCTGACCGCGCCGCCCGCCGGAGGCAGCCGCCCCGCCACCACGCTCGACGCCCGCGACAGCGCACTGGCGCTGCCCGTGCCGCTGGTGGACGCCGCCGACCCCAACGCCGGTTTCCTGACCGGTCTGCTGGCCTCCGCGCCCGGCGATCTGCTGGGCGCGCTGGCCTCGGCGCCCGCCGACTCGGCCGAGTTGCGGCTGCGGGAGCTGCGCGCCCGGCTGGAGCTCGGCGAACTGTCCGCGGCCGGGGACGCGCTGGCCGAGCTGGAGGGCCGCCACCCGGACGACTGGCGGGTCGTGTGGGCCCGGGGCATCGCCTCGCTCGCCACCGGCGACGACGAGATAGCGGCGCTGTCCTTCGACGCGATCTACGACGCCTTCCCGGGCGAGCCCGCGCCGAAGCTGGCCCTCGGACTGTGCGCGGAGGTGCTCGGCCAGCTGGACAACGCCGCCGAGTACTACCGCCTGGTCTGGATCACCGACCCGGGATTCGTCAGCGCGGCGTTCGGACTCGCCCGGGTCCAACTGGCCGCCGGCGACCGGGACGGAGCCGTCCGCACGCTGGAATCCGTGCCGGAGGCGTCCATCCACTACACCGCCGCGCGGGTGGCGGCCGTACGCGCACGTCTGCGCGACCGGTCACCGGACGAGCCGCTGCTGGCCGATCTTTCGGCCGCCGCCGACCAGGTGGAGGCCCTGCGGAGGTTCGGGCTGGACCCGGAACGGCAGGAGTTGCTGGCGACGGAGGTTCTGGGCTCGGCCCTGGACTGGGTACTGTCGGGTAGCCGGGGTGCCGACCCCGGCCGGACCTCGCTGCTCGGCAGTCAACTGGACGAGCGGGGCCTGCGCTTCGGACTGGAGCGCTCGTACCGCGTCCTCGCACGGCTGGCACGGCGTGGCGAGGAGAGGATCGAACTGGTGGAACGGGCCAACCGTTTCCGTCCCCGGACGTGGGTGTGA
- a CDS encoding FHA domain-containing protein, protein MTQGEEGGRAAMPTCPNGHQSASDDWCEVCGHRMGAPEGPPAVPSYGYGFPPTAGEPTAQAELCPQCRTPREAMAPFCEECRYNYLTRSATAYAPPATDPAAPGPGTGAPGGPRPGSTPPPPVPAAGTYAQDHFEYQGSRPSRVNRPAEPLQREDDWLLSPPSHEPPQAYQQAPQPQYQQQPPPQHQREYQQEYRQQPQTPPYQPLPPQGGSWSATIGPDRSYFMAMMQRSGPEATGLNLPAYSPEQHLPLSGGQITIGRRRASTGESPDIDLSVPPEDPGVSHQHAVLVQQPDMSWAVVDQNSTNGTTINGGEDPIQPYVPVPLADGDRVHVGAWTTITIRRG, encoded by the coding sequence ATGACGCAGGGAGAAGAAGGGGGAAGAGCCGCCATGCCGACCTGCCCGAACGGGCACCAGTCCGCCTCCGACGACTGGTGCGAGGTCTGCGGCCACCGCATGGGTGCCCCGGAGGGACCCCCCGCGGTGCCTTCCTACGGCTACGGCTTCCCCCCGACCGCCGGTGAACCGACCGCCCAGGCAGAGCTCTGCCCGCAGTGCCGTACCCCGCGCGAGGCCATGGCCCCGTTCTGCGAGGAGTGCCGGTACAACTACCTGACCCGTTCGGCGACCGCGTACGCGCCGCCGGCCACGGACCCGGCTGCGCCGGGGCCCGGCACGGGCGCCCCCGGCGGGCCCCGCCCAGGCAGCACGCCCCCGCCGCCCGTGCCCGCGGCGGGGACGTACGCGCAGGACCACTTCGAGTACCAGGGCTCGCGGCCGTCCCGGGTCAACCGCCCGGCCGAGCCGCTGCAGCGCGAGGACGACTGGCTGCTGTCGCCTCCCTCGCACGAGCCGCCGCAGGCGTACCAGCAGGCCCCGCAGCCCCAGTACCAGCAGCAGCCCCCGCCGCAGCACCAGCGGGAGTACCAGCAGGAGTACCGGCAGCAGCCCCAGACGCCGCCGTACCAGCCCCTCCCGCCCCAGGGCGGGTCCTGGAGCGCGACGATCGGCCCCGACCGCTCGTACTTCATGGCGATGATGCAGCGCAGCGGACCGGAGGCGACCGGGCTCAACCTGCCCGCGTACTCCCCGGAGCAGCACCTCCCGCTGTCCGGTGGCCAGATCACCATCGGTCGCCGCCGCGCCTCCACGGGCGAGTCCCCCGACATCGACCTGTCGGTGCCCCCGGAGGACCCGGGCGTCTCCCACCAGCACGCGGTGCTGGTGCAGCAGCCCGACATGAGCTGGGCCGTGGTGGACCAGAACTCCACCAACGGCACCACCATCAACGGCGGCGAGGACCCGATCCAGCCCTACGTCCCGGTCCCGCTCGCCGACGGCGACCGCGTCCACGTGGGTGCCTGGACCACCATCACCATCCGGCGCGGCTGA
- a CDS encoding VWA domain-containing protein, translating into MANFAKPSAPRFSVDVYQNEFLPEGGRDVHAIVTVTATGGGSVTRGKPADGTAAVVIMVDCSGSMEYPAEKMRGAREATAAAVDTLRDGTAFAVIAGTHVAKEVYPGQGRLAVADPATRAQAKEALRGLSAGGGTAIGTWLRLADGLLRGSTAAIRHGILLTDGRNEHEEPAVLRAALDACAGRFTCDARGVGTDWEVKEVTGIASALLGSADIVADPAHLTEDFTRMMENVMGKEVADVSLRLWTPVGVEIQYVKQVAPTVQDLTDRRTDSGPRAGDYPTGSWGDESREYHVCVRVPGAAVGQEMLASRATLVRPATGGEPEAVLAQGLVRAVWTNDVAASTAINPQVAHYTGQAELAQAIQQGLEARKMGDVDGATAKLGRAVQLASVSGNADTARLLSKVVDVVDAVAGTVRLKAKVADADEMTLETRSTQTVRVKKF; encoded by the coding sequence ATGGCGAATTTCGCCAAGCCGAGCGCACCGCGCTTCAGCGTGGACGTGTACCAGAACGAGTTCCTTCCCGAAGGCGGGCGGGACGTCCACGCCATCGTCACCGTCACCGCCACCGGCGGCGGCAGCGTCACCCGCGGGAAGCCCGCCGACGGCACGGCAGCCGTCGTGATCATGGTCGACTGCTCCGGTTCCATGGAGTACCCGGCGGAGAAGATGCGCGGCGCCCGCGAGGCCACGGCCGCGGCCGTCGACACCCTGCGGGACGGCACCGCCTTCGCGGTGATCGCCGGTACGCACGTGGCCAAGGAGGTCTATCCCGGCCAGGGCCGCCTCGCCGTCGCCGACCCGGCCACCCGCGCCCAGGCCAAGGAGGCCCTGCGCGGCCTCAGCGCCGGCGGCGGCACCGCCATCGGCACCTGGCTGCGCCTGGCCGACGGCCTGCTGCGCGGCTCCACCGCCGCCATCCGCCACGGCATCCTGCTCACCGACGGACGCAACGAGCACGAGGAGCCGGCCGTCCTGCGCGCCGCCCTCGACGCCTGCGCGGGCCGCTTCACCTGCGACGCCCGCGGTGTGGGCACCGACTGGGAGGTGAAGGAGGTCACCGGCATCGCGAGCGCCCTGCTCGGCTCCGCCGACATCGTGGCCGACCCGGCGCACCTCACCGAGGACTTCACCCGCATGATGGAGAACGTCATGGGCAAGGAGGTCGCGGACGTCTCGCTGCGCCTGTGGACCCCGGTCGGCGTGGAGATCCAGTACGTCAAGCAGGTCGCCCCGACCGTCCAGGACCTGACCGACCGCCGTACCGACTCGGGCCCGCGCGCGGGCGACTATCCGACCGGATCGTGGGGCGACGAGTCCCGCGAGTACCACGTGTGCGTGCGCGTGCCCGGTGCGGCCGTCGGCCAGGAGATGCTCGCCTCCCGCGCCACGCTGGTGCGGCCCGCGACGGGCGGCGAGCCCGAGGCCGTCCTGGCCCAGGGCCTGGTGCGCGCGGTGTGGACGAACGACGTGGCCGCGTCCACCGCCATCAACCCGCAGGTCGCCCACTACACGGGGCAGGCGGAGCTGGCGCAGGCTATCCAACAGGGCCTCGAAGCCCGCAAAATGGGCGATGTCGATGGTGCTACGGCCAAACTCGGACGGGCCGTACAACTGGCGAGCGTCTCCGGGAACGCCGACACGGCGCGACTCCTGTCGAAGGTGGTGGATGTGGTGGACGCGGTGGCGGGTACTGTGCGGCTGAAAGCGAAGGTTGCCGACGCCGACGAGATGACTCTCGAAACACGTTCGACGCAGACCGTCCGAGTGAAGAAGTTCTGA